A stretch of DNA from Glycine max cultivar Williams 82 chromosome 18, Glycine_max_v4.0, whole genome shotgun sequence:
ttcCTCCCTCTCCAAACCTCTCCAACCCCCCATATCTAGACTCCAAGACTTCACTCCAAAGATCCCCATTCTCCTTCAAAAGCTCCCACCTCCATTAAATCAAGAGTGCcacattaaataagaaaatgtttttcCCTCCGAGCCCTGAAATTCTTAGGTTGACAATTTTCTTTCTAACTCTCCCAACACATTTTCCTCCCCTATCAACCCCTCCCCATAAAAACTTTGAATATTGACTAGGATGTTCCCCAGATAAAGTGCAAAGAATATTGAAGGACATCTCTGCTTAGAGTGGTTTATATTGTTTTGTTCAATGGTTACttggtatttatattttatgtgggtataaatatgaattaatcATTGAAGGCGACATCTCTTTGTACAAGGGttctggtatatatatatatatacttatatgctgataaaaaaatgtctttcaaGTTAGTTAATAAAGTGCAAAGAATAGAAGTGAACAATTATTAAAGAGAATGTATACTTTAAAATGTGTTAAGATACAATAACAATTTGTTACTTCATTCGTTACATaataattattgtataaaataaaaaaatttgttataaaataattatcattttaatttttaatgtaatattaattatttttaatttttacttatatcctttataatattaatgattaatgatttgaactaaaaaaattaatgatgataatattattttttataaaattgttattcttttttatttctttactgatttttcttaatatgtcTAAAATAATGTAGAACGATCATTATTATAATGGGATAAGGAGAGTATTGTATCTTATTAACAAAGGGCTAAAGTTGATGTTTAGCGGTAAATGTTGTTATGGATGTTaacaattgtttaaaaaatgttgaaagcTAGCAATTAATGCTATTCATTATGCATCACATGATGAATATTTAGAGACATGTTCTCTGCATATATTCTTGGAcgtttataaattaagttgacCTACACAATATTTCAGCCTAGCAAGCCATGATTGGGCAGAATTTTTTGGCGTTTTCGGTTtcaaatgtaaatttaaaaacaaagcgtgtctaataaaaataaaattaaattagtttttaactcaatttttaaatatttttacattcattttcaaaattaagaaaaaaaatttacgaatttgatttttaattttaaaaaacatattttaatcacTATCACCCTTTGTTCCCAACATCACTTCTATCAAAGtcattatcatcattattaCACAATTATCTCTATTGTCACTATTTCACCACAATCACCATCACTGTTATTATCATCGTCATTTtcacaaatattatatatatatatatatatatatatattaataaataaatacattttaaaattataatatatataagaatataaaatataaaattaatacccCAATTTGGGCACGAGACACTAAGCcagtaaaactaaaaaatagggTGTATCTTTTGTTATCCTAGGTTTGCCAAATCAAGAACAACAATCAACACAAGAACTTGAATTATCACGAAGCAGAATCGATTCTCAAACTCGTACAACTCAATTTGATGTATAAATAGTCCGAGGTGCGTGATAGTCATATTATTTGATGTATAATTCGATCTCTCAAGATTTATCATGCTGATCCTGCATTGATGGCAACATCAAAACtaacaagaaaaagagagtgggaaaacctaaaaaaaaacgAGGGAAGAAATTTGTGTGcataaaacaaaaggaaaatgttATATTATACTAATAAGTTATTAAGAGAGTTTAATTCAGTTAGAGATTTtgagttattataaacttttaatattgttttttattcctatgaataaaaaatatattaatgttataaatacagttgatataataattacaaattaattaactaaacaaattgtgaattaattatatatttaaaagagataataaaatcaattaaaacaaactTCAATAGTACAACTTAAAACGGGTTATAAACATTAATTGAATGAATTTGCCATTAGTGTCATTAAAAACGAAAATTATTCCAAGTTAAAAACtgtaatttagaaattaaaccTTTTccgattaatttcaaaaatacatTCAAAACTATTACCCATAAATACTAATCCGATCAAAATACACAACTATAAGCCCTCACATTCCATCACCTTTATGAGCCAAAGAAGTGTAATAATTCAAATGTCTCTTCCAAGCTTCTTCACCATCCCTTTTGCTGCTCATCTATGGCTAAGCCTTGTAGGTATCATTTGACTCCAAGCCATTAATGGAACAAACACCAATTTCCCTGCTTACTCTTGCCAGCTGAAACAGCTGCTTCTTTCCATATCCCAACTGCAGCTCAATAACCTTGCCTTTGCCTCTGATGCAGGAAACTTTTTGGCTGGGTTTCTGGTCTTGTTTCTatttacccccccccccccccctttggTTAGTCCTCTTGATTGGTTCAACTCTTGGCTTAATTGGTTATGGTGTGCAATATCTCTTCATAACCAGCCAAATTTCCTCTTTGTCCTATTGGCATGTGTTCTTGCTAACTTTTCTTGCTGGCAATAGCATTTGTTGGATCAACACAGTGTGCTATGTTGTCACCACAAGGAATTTCCCATCTGAAGGCCAAGTTGCTGTGGGACTAACAAATAGTTATCAAGGGCTAAGTGCAAAGATTTATACAAACATTGTTGATGCCTTTTCTCCAAACAAGAAGGCTAGAACCTTTCTCTTCTCTTACCCTTTGTAGTTAGCCTAATAGCGGCTCCTCAAACTAGAGAAATTGAGACCACAGGTCATAAGAACATTGGTtttgaatttgctttattgtttGTTAATACAATTTTCACTGGTATATATGCTGTGATGACCAGCTTGCAATTTTTCACAAGCAAAATGTCCTCATTGGTCATCCTGAATGATATTCTAGGCCTGTATTTTTATTTCAGTATGAATTCAACAAgattgatatatttttcttctacaaaTATTATTCCATATGTATATATAGACTTAGCCAGCTCAAAATAGGTATTTGAAACCgaaacaaaaaattgaacattgatataaatttcttttgtttatattaacaaattaatttttaattaaatataatgacATTTAAAAGATATAAGTTGAACCGaatgattaagaaagaaagaaaaggtggTGTATTTGATCTCttactaacaaaaaattaataattaacatctAACAATTTAcctatataaaaacctaaataTAATGACACGATAATTCTTTTCCAAAGGgacattaaaatttttttcaGTAATAATGCAATGAAACATCTactaacattaaaatttatttcagtAAATTAAAcacctaaaaataattttaattgaaagttTCTCAACAACATTCTCTATGAAAATAACtttcataatattatttatccAAGGGACAGTGCTTTAAATTTAAGTACCTTTACTtaatatcaattataaaaaatcacaaaacaaaatcaattctacAGCTCGTCCAAACACACTAGATTGTAATAAAGTAACTTTTACACCAATAATTGAAAGTGGTAtgagtaataaaaaaacaaaaaagtggtATGAGAATAACAacactttctctctttttttggaTGAATAATATCACTCTTTATTTGGCCAGTTCATAAATTTTTTGGAGAACTACAAAAATAAACCGACTACGTATCACACCATACACCAAGAAATTAAAACCATAACACATAAAGATTGTGACTGGATGAGCATATATAATTCTCGAGCTTAATTTTCTCAATTAATGCTCATTGATTAATTTTctccattaatttttagttaacgTTGCGGCAGTTAGTACGAATTTGGCCACTGCTTCCTGTTAAAGGGCTGAGGTTTCCCATTTTGACCATAGCACTGGCAAAGTCTGCATAGAAAGTTGAAGAGCTAGTGCTGTAGGTAGTGACCTGAGAATCAGTAGAACCGCCACTGAAAAGTTGCTGATCAGAATGTAGAAGCCCTTTCTTGTTCACAAGGTTCTTGAAATAAGCATTGTCAAATAACACATTGGTGGTGACATCAAGTGGGGAGAGGTTGCTGTCACCATCAGTGCTTGGACAATTTGACTTGGCTGATGTTGCAAAATCTGAATCAATGTTGGTCTCATTGTAAATCCTACCCCGGAAGAATTGGCATTTGGCTTGCCCTGTTGTATGagctcctatatatatatatatatatacatacatacatgtacacaaattttaagataagaaaaaaaaataccattagGTTGCACTAGATCCACATGCGATTAATTATTATGTTGACATAATCTTAATTTGAggtaattaattgattaattagatACCAATGGAAGTCTTTGagaattggatttttttaataaaaaaagtgttttgaaTTTACCTGAGAGGACTACCATCTCTTGGGAGGTAAACCCCTTGTTTGAAAAGGCAGATATGAGATCATTGAGATCCATTAGAGGGGATGGGATATCACTAGTGGCAGCATCTTTACTTGCAGTGGTTGAATCTCTTCTCCCTAACCCTATTGTCCATGATGGACCACCCAACTGAGATAATGAAAATACCAATCAgttaataattcaaattaatatctatacatatattttaatgtGAAAAGGTTAGATTATCAATCATTCCAAAAgatatattataaaagttaacaaattataTGTTAAATTGTGATCGAATGAAATGTAAAATTCCTCTAtgatatcaaatatatatagacTATTtactcttaaattaatttatatatctaaaaatttcaaaacatggatcttttgataaaaaaattcaagatgtCGATTAATGTTTCTATTCTAAATATTACTAGacatttttccattttaaagacagtatatgtatgtgtgtgtgtgtgttggtgAGTTCGTTTATGCTGATTATTGTATTAAGTAAAATTAACTTACTGCTACGACAGAATCTCGTGCAGCAACAGCAACAATATCTGCACAGGAAACAATTCCTGGACAAGCACTCTCCAACTGACTTTTGATGTCGTCAATTACATCAAAACCCCTCAAAGAATTCAAATTTGCAGCAGCTGACTTTTCTCCCGTGAAGCTCGAAGTGTCATCTAGAAGAACTGATGCATCACATCCCTACGAGGTTCATAACAATCAATCAGTGAAGACACAATGTGTAATGCATGGAAACTTATACCAGCTAGCTGGCTACATTCTATTCCTTGACCAAGTCCAATTTTTACATGATAAGTATTTAAGCTTTTCAATTTACGATTCAAAAATTGatgatatgagaaaaaaaattatgtactaATGATATAATACAGTTTAACAATATCATCTAATATTACAGATtataatgtataataatattatttacttttataataattatcttaaaaataattatattaatgctaaattataattaaataataatataaaactgttttacaatgtaattatataattatttgaacTCTAATAATCATTTGATTATATGTCATGTGTGAATGATGAATCATGTGTTCTAAGaccatatttaataatttcttcctATATATGTATGACAAAAATTAAGAATGCATCTAATATCATAGTATTAACGACacacaaaaggaaaaaggaaaaaggaaacaataacttacaattaaaaacaaatatatcatGTGAGAATATAAGttggttaattatttttattctacatATTTTGTACCTAAGTCATACGTGTGTGAATATGCATGCGTGCACTTCATGCATGAGTCAGAGTGAAACAGATGAAGGAAGAGTTAGAGAAGAAAGAACGTACATTAACAAAGCAATCATGGAAATGAAGACGGAGCAAGGATGCTCCCATGCGATGCTCTTTAGCAACTGCACTTTTCACTGCAGATTTTATGGTAGAGAGGGCATTGGGGCATGTTGATGCATAGAAATCTGAAGATAGCTCAGCAGAGGCTAAGGCAATAAGTAGAGAAAACAAAATAGAGAAGCAAAATACGTTATAACGTAGTGAATGGAAAGCCATTGTTCAAATTAATGCAATAGCACTAGCGATTAATAATGAGAAGTTGCTAGCTAGGTCAAGTTTAATTTGCACTTGTGTTGTTCTGTGAGTAAACACTGGTCCTCTCGAGCTTAATTTATAGCAAGGCATGCGCGGTCCATTTTGGACCTTATTGTGTGATCTGGTTATCATCAACTTTAATTTGGTCAAATTGACAGAAAATTAAACACTACTATTCACATGCGTTATTGGGTCTCAACCAAAGTCTtccattttgttaaattattgcATGGTAGTTGCTTATTTCGATGAGTAGTGTATTAAACTTTAAGGTAAAGTTAAAGGTAATCGAGGGGGAATAGATTTCTTATTCAATTGTTATAGACTTGGAAAAAAACGTTTCCAAGCAATGTATTAAGACTTGCAAAAAAGTATAGCaagtatattaattaataatagacaattatataaattttaatgtcacaaaaaatatttatattttaaagtgaTAATATATCAAGAGCTACAGTGTAAATGCACCGGTTGTACAGTACAACAGACATACACAGAATCTATTCCTCACTTTTTCGTGAGTCTTGGCCTAAAATTTGAACTTTCCTAATAGGAAAATAGTTTTTGCACAAGTGTAATAactttttgtttggtcctttAATTTTGGaagaatgtttttaaaatgtgtgtatacaaaaacaaagtaaaaacatGAAGTATACTTCTTTAAGCACTCTGGATTTGAATGCTGTTCTTTCTTCTTACCATTAGCCATCATTAATTTACTATTAGTGGGTTTCCGTGTAAGTGTTATAAGCATTTGAAAACGAATTAAAGAGAGGGATACTCTGAATATTCCAAATAAAAGtctcacttttaaaattaaaggtgTAGAAATACTGCAGGGCAATGGCCtatatgatgaaaaaaatacttttttaaaattgaatttgctTCAATATGCTTTGACATGTCCAGTTGCTTATATGCCAAATCCCAATAACTAATTTTCTTcagcttaatttattaaaagataacCTAATCCTCAACAAAATAGTCATAAAAGGTAGCTaccaacttatatatataacactgctactataaaagaaattaaacgtGAATACCAAACGAAGTAGTCATGATATATTTATTCACCGCTAAAGGAAAAATGAATACAAGGGCTAGCTGTACGTAGTGCTTTCATTCATAAACTATTGCACTTTGAAATGTGAACCTGCGATTAAAGGAATCATATGTTAGTCAACAAAACTATTTCCAAGACTTGGAAACCAAGTTCTGCCAATCTGCCAAACTTTATATAGAACATTCCACATGTAtggtaaaattaataattaataacaaaagtaAACGTTACATACAAAAAAGGGTCCAAAAGGTTCATATTTGAATCTGGTTTGTGAGAAGACCATGATGATGGAAGAATATActtagcaatatatatatatatatatatatcacagtAGCATATTCAATGTTTCATGTGAGGTCCACCATTTGTCCTTTATGTGTCTCCTTTGGTAAAGATGGAATATTGGTTTCTACTTTCCCCATTTGCAAGCAAGTAGCAgccaaaattgaaaataaggtGAAAGCTAGACGACTACCTACGTACGGTTGCCCAACACCCCACTAAactcaaggtttttttttattcaacacTAAACTCATGGTTGACACCTCTCTTTTGGGCATTTTGAAGAATAGGGTGATACATAAacattagaataaaaatgaatagaCACTCATATGTAGATAAGAGACAGAAATATAGGTAACATAGATAATATAATTTAgtacaaagagaaaaataaaaataaaataacagtgTCAACTAGGTGTTTATGATATATGAGTGTCAATATATAACCAGAGACACACaaatggagagggagatgagcCCAAGCCTCGCCCCTCTCTTGATACTTTTTACGTgtatagatatatatttttaagttaattaatgtaaaattaattatttattttattattataataacgattaagattaattagtgtagaattttgtaaaattaattatgtttgttgtttttataatacatttaaaataaaaaattaattttaattttgtaaaaataataaatattttttaaaaaattattactcatTAAAAGTCAAACACTACAAcaattataaaagaagaaaaatatttaacccCTTTTAATAAGTTTCTGGATCCATC
This window harbors:
- the LOC100818176 gene encoding cationic peroxidase 1, translated to MAFHSLRYNVFCFSILFSLLIALASAELSSDFYASTCPNALSTIKSAVKSAVAKEHRMGASLLRLHFHDCFVNGCDASVLLDDTSSFTGEKSAAANLNSLRGFDVIDDIKSQLESACPGIVSCADIVAVAARDSVVALGGPSWTIGLGRRDSTTASKDAATSDIPSPLMDLNDLISAFSNKGFTSQEMVVLSGAHTTGQAKCQFFRGRIYNETNIDSDFATSAKSNCPSTDGDSNLSPLDVTTNVLFDNAYFKNLVNKKGLLHSDQQLFSGGSTDSQVTTYSTSSSTFYADFASAMVKMGNLSPLTGSSGQIRTNCRNVN